CGAGGAGATGGAGGCGCGCTACACCAGCTCGGTCGTCGAGGTCTACTACAAGGGTCGCCGCCTGGTGTCCCACGTCCGGCGCTATGACCATCAGCCCTCCACTCTCGCCGAGCACATGCCGAGCTCCCATCGGGCGCATGCGGAGTGGACCCCCTCGCGGCTCATCCACTGGGCGGAGAAGACGGGACCGGCCACGGGCCGCCTGGTGGCCGGAATTCTCGACAGTCGTCCCCATCCCGAGCAGGGCTACCGCGCCTGTCTGGGGCTGATGCGCCTGGGCCGGCACTACGGCTCCGAGCGGCTCGAGGTGGCAAGCGCCCGCGCCGAGCGGCTGCGCTCCTACAGCTACCGCACGGTGAAGAACATCCTCGCCTCCGCCCAGGACCGTCTGCCCCTCGACGACGAGCCACCCGCCCAAGATCCCACGCCCACGCACGCAAACATTCGCGGCGCCGACTACTACGCCGCAGAGGAGGAGAACGAATGCTGACCCAACAGACCGTGGAGAAGATGAACGCCATGAAGCTCTCGGGCATGGCCGAGGCCTTCCAGCAACAACTCGGCTCGAGCGAGTGCACGCGGCTGAGCTTTGACGAGAGGCTGGGACTCCTGGTCGACAGCGAGTGGACGACCCGCGAGCAGCGCAAGCTCAAACGCCGACTCCGCTCGGCCAAGATGCGTTACGCCGCCTCCATCGAGGACGTCGACTTCAAGCACCCGCGCTCCCTCGATCGCCAGCAGGTGCTCAGCCTCGGAAACTGCGGCTGGATCCAGAGCCGGCACAACCTGCTCATCACCGGCCCCACCGGCATCGGCAAGTCGTATCTGGCCTGCGCGTTTGTGGAGCGCGCCTGCCGCCGCGGGTACTCCGCCGCCTACCTGCGTCTGCCACGGCTGCTGCAGCAGCTCGCCGTGGCCCGTGGCGACGGATCCTACGACCGCCTGCTCGGCCGCCTGGCCCGGCTCGACCTGCTGGCCATCGACGATTGGCTCTTGGCCCCTCTGCGCGACGGCGAGCGACGCGACATCATCGAGGTCATCGAGGATCGCAGCGAGAGAGCCTCCACCCTCGTGGCCAGCCAACTCCCCGCCAAGGAGTGGCACACCGTCATCGGCGACCCCAACCTCGCCGACTCCATCTGCGATCGCCTGCTCCACAACGCACACCGCCTCGAACTCAAGGGGCCGTCGATCCGCCGCACCAAAGCCGCCCCCAAGGCCACGGCCGAGACCAAGGCATGAGCACCGTCGCTCCGCTCCGAACACGGCCCTCCTCGATTCGGCGCCCTTTGGGCCTGTGGACGCTGCCGGGGCTGCCGGTGCTATGGACGCGCAAACGGACGCGCGCCCACAGCACCTTGGACGCCGGCAAATGGACGCCGGCGCCCACAGCCCCTTGGAAAACCGGCCAAACGGACGGCCGGTTTTCCACAAGCGTCCACAGGCCGCGCCTCCGCCTTTCCTCCACACTCAACGGAAGGAGGCCAGACACTCCGGCCGTTTGAACGGCCGGCAACGACAAGCTATCGTCGCTTCGCTCCGACGGCGTGATCACGATCAGCGGACTCGCTGTTCACGATGCCGGAACCGGCGTTCACGATCAGCGGAATACGCAATACGAGCGCTAACACCCTCTGCCACAGAGAGTTACAGTGCCTTGAGACAGAAACGAGCTAGGCATCCGCGTGGCCTTGGGCGCGCGCACCAAGTACGTGCTGAGCGCGGCGGTGGGGCGGCCAATCGTGCTGCTGGGGGTGGGCTCGCTGGGAGGGCTGCTGTTGGGTGTCGTGGCCAGCCGGTTGCTGGAAAAGATTGTGTATCAGGCGAATCCGCTGGATCCGGTGGTCTTGGGCGGCGCCGTGCTCACGATGGCGCTGCTCGGCATTGCAGCGTCCGCCACTCCAGCCCTGCGAGCGCTTGCTGTCGATCCATCCAGACTCATGCGGGAAGAGTGAGGCAGGTGAATACTTGAACCCTTCCACTTCACTTTGCGCTCGCTCCCTCGGCGGTCGCTGATCTTATTCTCGTTAGAGTCCAGATGACGGTGAATGAGTATATACTAGTAGTATGACCCGTCAGATAATAGTTGAGGTGGACGAAGGCACCGCACAGGAGCTGGAGCGCATCGCGCCCAGTCGGGCCCGAAAGCGCTCCGAGTTCGTGCGCCGAGCCCTACGGCAGGCCCTCGACGCCGAGGTCGAGCGGCGCATGGCCGAGGCTTACCGGCGGCAGCCGGACAACGCGGAGCCGGAGGTCATCGATCCCGAGGCCTGGGAGTCGCGAAAGCCGGCGACCCCGCGCCGCCGACGCCACCGTTGAGACAGTACGAGCTCTGGTGGGCGCAAATGCCGGACCCGATAGGTCGGCGGCCTGTCCTGCTGCTGTCCCGCAATCCGGCCTACGAATATCTGACGCGGGTGATCGTCGTCGAGATCACGTCGACCATTCGAAGCATCCCTGTCGAGGTCAGCCTCGGACCCGCGGAGGGACTCCGGCACCGCTCAGTCGCCAACTTCGACAACGTCCATGTCGTCGCCAAGCAGCGCCTGATTTCACGTATCGGCGCCCTCAAGCCTCGGCGTGTCGACGAGGTCAAGCGCGCGCTCGGCTTCTCGCTCGACTGGCCGGAGCTGAAAGGGGTCTGAATGCCGGTTCTCTGGGCTACGTGCGGCTACGGGGGCTGCTCGAAGGAGTCGGAGGCCTGTGACTATGCGGTCCAGCTCGGCGCTCCAGCGCTCGAGCAGGCTCCGGATGTCCGCGCGGGTGATGTCCGCGGGCCGTCTCGAGCCGAAGACGGGGAGGACGTCGTGATTGGCGGCGCGCTGGAACTCGATGAGGCTCAGCGGGCGCATCGCCGGTCCATGCTTCTGCACGAACAAGCCGATCAGGTCACCGAAGGTCTGGCCGGCCTGGCGTTCGCTGACCTTCTCGGCCTGCGGGTCCTCGCCGAGTCGCGCCCGCGCCCGGATCTGTCTCGCGGCCTCGCGAGCCCGGGCCAGCGTGAGATCCCCGACGCCGCCGATCGTGTAGCGCTGCCATCGACCGCCAGCGAAATAACCGACAGAGTAGACGCGGGACCTATCGGCACCGACACGCAGACGGAAGCCACGCACCAGTTCGTCGGTATAGTCGGTTCGGCCGCTGACCGCCGGCAGGATCCGCACGTTTCGGTCGGTCAACTTCACCTTCCGCGTCGA
This window of the Candidatus Methylomirabilota bacterium genome carries:
- a CDS encoding type II toxin-antitoxin system PemK/MazF family toxin gives rise to the protein MRQYELWWAQMPDPIGRRPVLLLSRNPAYEYLTRVIVVEITSTIRSIPVEVSLGPAEGLRHRSVANFDNVHVVAKQRLISRIGALKPRRVDEVKRALGFSLDWPELKGV
- the istB gene encoding IS21-like element helper ATPase IstB, coding for MLTQQTVEKMNAMKLSGMAEAFQQQLGSSECTRLSFDERLGLLVDSEWTTREQRKLKRRLRSAKMRYAASIEDVDFKHPRSLDRQQVLSLGNCGWIQSRHNLLITGPTGIGKSYLACAFVERACRRGYSAAYLRLPRLLQQLAVARGDGSYDRLLGRLARLDLLAIDDWLLAPLRDGERRDIIEVIEDRSERASTLVASQLPAKEWHTVIGDPNLADSICDRLLHNAHRLELKGPSIRRTKAAPKATAETKA